A stretch of Paenibacillus peoriae DNA encodes these proteins:
- the rnmV gene encoding ribonuclease M5, which yields MIKEVIVVEGRDDTVAIRRAVEADTIETGGSAINKMTLRKIALAQERRGVIILTDPDHAGERIRKIIASKVPGCKQAFIPEAEATRKGDIGVENASPEAIRHALARVHTTVEGADPLIEWADLIDAGLITHPNAAARRMALGNVLGIGYCNGKQLHKRLSVFQISREEFAGALAQIESEGL from the coding sequence ATGATCAAGGAAGTGATCGTGGTAGAGGGCCGGGATGATACGGTGGCCATTCGCCGCGCTGTTGAAGCGGATACGATAGAAACTGGCGGCTCAGCCATTAATAAAATGACGCTGCGTAAAATTGCATTGGCGCAGGAGCGGCGGGGGGTCATCATTTTAACCGATCCCGATCATGCAGGGGAGCGCATCCGTAAGATTATCGCTTCCAAGGTACCCGGCTGCAAGCAGGCCTTTATACCCGAGGCAGAAGCGACGCGCAAAGGAGATATTGGTGTGGAGAATGCCTCACCGGAAGCGATCAGACACGCTCTCGCACGGGTTCATACGACAGTAGAAGGCGCCGACCCGCTGATTGAGTGGGCGGACCTGATTGATGCTGGACTTATCACCCACCCCAATGCTGCTGCACGCCGTATGGCCTTAGGGAATGTGCTGGGTATTGGTTATTGTAACGGAAAGCAGCTACATAAACGGCTCTCTGTATTTCAGATCAGCCGCGAGGAATTTGCCGGAGCGCTGGCACAAATTGAAAGTGAAGGATTGTGA